One bacterium genomic region harbors:
- a CDS encoding ABC transporter permease, with the protein MLRFVVRRLLLTIPLLVGISFISFLVIHLAPGGPISVGTDMNPKATAETRARLEAYYGLDQPFYVQYGRWLGRMATLDFGDSFSPDGRPVAEKIRERIPITLTINVLSMGLIFLVAIPIGIYSAVRQGSLFDRVSTVFVFTGFSIPTFWLALLLMILFGVKLEWLPISGIGSLEYHSLGTMGKIADRARHLLLPVLLTGFTGLAGMSRYMRSNMLEVIRQDYVATARAKGLPERTVVFRHEMRNALLPVITILGLSVPDLLGGSVIFETIFAIPGMGQLFYQGVMSRDYPLIMGILTIGAFLTLLGNLLADVGYALADPRIRP; encoded by the coding sequence ATGCTCCGGTTCGTCGTGCGCCGGCTTCTGCTGACGATCCCCCTCCTCGTAGGGATCAGCTTCATCTCCTTCCTTGTGATCCACCTGGCCCCCGGCGGACCGATCAGCGTGGGCACGGACATGAACCCGAAGGCGACGGCGGAAACCCGCGCCCGCCTGGAAGCGTATTACGGCCTCGACCAGCCTTTTTACGTCCAGTACGGACGGTGGCTCGGCCGGATGGCAACGCTCGACTTCGGCGACAGCTTCTCCCCCGACGGCCGGCCGGTGGCGGAGAAGATCCGGGAGCGGATCCCGATCACGCTGACGATCAACGTCCTTTCGATGGGGCTCATCTTCCTGGTGGCCATACCCATCGGGATCTATTCCGCGGTGCGTCAGGGCTCCCTCTTCGACCGCGTCTCGACCGTGTTCGTGTTCACGGGGTTCTCCATCCCCACCTTCTGGCTCGCCCTGCTGCTCATGATCTTGTTCGGGGTGAAACTGGAGTGGCTCCCCATCTCGGGGATCGGCTCCCTGGAGTACCATTCCCTGGGCACGATGGGAAAGATCGCCGACCGCGCCCGTCACCTCCTGCTGCCGGTGTTGCTGACAGGCTTCACGGGACTTGCGGGAATGTCGCGCTACATGCGGTCGAACATGCTCGAGGTGATCCGGCAGGACTACGTCGCCACCGCCCGGGCCAAGGGGCTCCCCGAGAGGACCGTCGTCTTCCGCCACGAGATGCGCAACGCCCTTCTCCCGGTGATCACGATCCTCGGCCTGTCGGTGCCCGACCTGCTCGGCGGCTCGGTGATCTTCGAGACGATCTTCGCGATCCCGGGGATGGGCCAACTGTTCTACCAGGGTGTGATGTCGCGGGACTACCCCCTGATCATGGGGATCCTGACGATCGGCGCATTCCTCACGCTCCTGGGCAACCTCCTGGCGGACGTCGGGTACGCGCTTGCGGACCCCCGGATTCGCCCGTGA